In one Portunus trituberculatus isolate SZX2019 chromosome 31, ASM1759143v1, whole genome shotgun sequence genomic region, the following are encoded:
- the LOC123511242 gene encoding latrophilin Cirl-like isoform X3: protein MKETRKRMGGDGSARWRGAATSSITTTTRRHPHRLHHALLAVVLLLVTSASTSEAGQSYRTAYACEGTQLNINCNSGNVIDVIRANYGRFSITICNAHGNTEWSVNCQSPRTRRVLADSCSGKQSCSIEANTARFGDGCPGTFKYLEAHYRCMAATSTTTTTPRPRPPWFTATRPPIRILPTHTTNHTTTAPTTPPPSTTTTTTTTTTTSTTSTTTTTSTTPATVPHVAEGEGSETDDLTTVADGEVPSLGPASVTPASSSPVTPSSSPATTSSTNQAAPVAPPNYGSDYDSPWCPPTFGRGLLWNWTRGGEVAVQACPGGATGSARRRCQMATWEATVDLSECRSLWLATLETRANSRESLLSVATDLAKVTASKALYGGDLITTARLLSTLALNMAKHAHAFPDPRQRQALVTEMLQATLTTGSALLKAGMTGPWGDLGVRERRHAVTQLMVALEEASFLLADVLIAGTQDAMYQSHVLVSARSVPADGSSVEFPSSRDQSLEWVFADSISLPPEAVLENSDGGATRVVFLTYRHLEDLLAPGQEPLGHRSSNVTRLVNSRVLSASLGRGRHIQLPEPVTLTFSLLRQENVTRPVCAFWDYTTSFWSDEGCSVLGYNRSHVTCQCDHLTSFAVLMEEAAGGVGEDPQAALRILAYVGCVVSLVCVAGSLLVFSVFRGLASPRTAVHRHVCVCLTAAELVFMVGVWRTDAPVLCGVVAGILHYSVLAAFAWMFMEGVHVYLSVARAVECDSLRLRWWHYSLAYGLPLLVVAVAAVVDPFSYGTEQYCWLRTDNYFVFSLVGPALLLLAAHVALLAAALIYTCRLSPDDALKTKEMARLDSTSGVYTNALQHRLYSRLAWLRGAITLLLLMVLTWTLGLLFLHRPSLPIAAAFCVLNALHGIFIFIYYCVRNQKVREWCRSAAEREAWLPQAVRGVFAAEKQTYSPNNTTTTTSSNNNPHHHHHHLHHHHHHPAISHALNHALASSPALNQYLPTLCQLGGVKGPGGSTHPPAGPLLSGATSTMGSGGSLRQGATGHLPLGTLHQSLPRHHHHPVTLPHTTTTTTTTSPHPGTLNQEDKEGTYKNSFSKDSGHGTYEQEDSPRSGWNNHHNHHNHHGHHRYSNSLTADLKNAYLAKLNSINASAGLDGGLTFPSMEGGNKQISVPNSYTTQLSPAQVPPAMAAVLRGNGNTARSHSPWNHTYMEIETEADPVYEEIERERWAGRSAGLGVPPAGQEAMQVSDLSDEDVKRGTPSDVSRQSSRSYGDARPLLPYHHHSSPGHHYPKSPQDAQFALSEERLRDFNAAQMSRDLEQLQQAHQQFSRENLMTVAVLNGEQVVCRLTSPSNPQAPQSLPVIHEGGGRGMVVTQANSSANGYPAHLVVSRPSHYNPQQFSEC, encoded by the exons gtCAGAGTTACCGCACCGCCTATGCCTGCGAAGGAACGCAACTCAACATCAACTGCAACTCGGGTAACGTGATTGACGTGATCCGCGCCAACTACGGCCGCTTCTCCATCACCATCTGCAACGCGCACGGCAATACGGAGTGGTCGGTCAACTGCCAAAGCCCGAGAACCCGCCGCGTGCTGGCTGACAG CTGCTCAGGAAAGCAGTCTTGCTCCATCGAGGCCAACACAGCCCGGTTTGGCGACGGTTGTCCTGGTACATTCAAGTACTTGGAGGCCCATTACCGGTGCATGGCAG ccacttctaccaccaccaccacacccagacCCCGGCCACCCTGGTTCACCGCCACGCGTCCACCCATACGGATTTTGCCAACCCAcaccaccaaccacaccacTACAGCCCCCACCACGCCTCCgcctagcaccaccaccaccaccacgaccactaccaccacatcaacaacctccaccacgaccaccacaagcaccacgcCCGCCACGGTGCCGCATGTGGCTGAGGGTGAAGGCTCTGAGACAGACGATCTGACAACTGTAGCTGACGGTGAAGTGCCCAGCCTTGGCCCGGCCTCAGTTACTCCAGCCTCCTCGTCCCCTGTCACCCCAAGCAGTTCGCCCGCCACTACCTCATCCACTAACCAGGCTGCTCCTGTGGCTCCTCCTAACTATGGTTCTGATTATGACAGTCCCTGGTGCCCCCCTACGTTCGGCCGCGGCTTACTTTGGAACTGGACCCGTGGCGGCGAAGTGGCAGTGCAGGCGTGCCCCGGCGGCGCTACAGGCTCTGCCCGCCGCCGTTGTCAGATGGCGACATGGGAGGCCACGGTGGATCTGAGTGAGTGCCGCAGCTTGTGGCTGGCAACACTGGAGACTCGCGCCAACTCCCGTGAATCTCTTCTTAGTGTTGCCACCGACTTGGCCAAAGTGACGGCTAGCAAGGCGCTTTATGGCGGTGACCTTATCACCACGGCACGGCTGCTCTCCACCCTCGCGCTCAATATGGCCAAGCATGCCCACGCCTTCCCGGATCCACGACAGCGACAGGCACTTGTCACAGAAATGCTTCAGGCGACGCTGACCACAGGCTCCGCCCTCCTCAAGGCGGGCATGACTGGTCCATGGGGAGACTTAGGTGTCCGTGAGAGGCGCCACGCCGTCACTCAGCTGATGGTAGCACTGGAGGAGGCTTCCTTCCTACTGGCTGACGTTCTGATCGCAGGGACGCAGGATGCTATGTACCAGTCCCATGTGCTGGTATCGGCACGGTCGGTCCCGGCGGACGGTTCCTCAGTGGAATTCCCTTCCTCACGGGACCAGTCTCTGGAGTGGGTGTTTGCCGACAGCATCAGTCTCCCACCGGAGGCTGTACTGGAAAACAGTGACGGAGGCGCCACTCGTGTGGTATTCCTCACTTATCGTCACCTGGAAGATCTTTTGGCACCAGGCCAAGAGCCCCTCGGTCACCGCTCCTCCAATGTCACACGTCTGGTAAACTCAAGAGTATTGTCAGCGTCATTAGGCCGCGGCCGCCACATTCAGTTACCAGAGCCAGTCACTCTGACCTTCTCTTTGCTGCGGCAGGAGAATGTGACGAGACCCGTGTGTGCCTTCTGGGACTACACCACATCGTTCTGGAGTGACGAGGGCTGCAGTGTTCTGGGCTACAACCGTTCCCACGTCACCTGCCAGTGTGACCATCTGACCAGCTTCGCGGTACTGATGGAGGAGGCGGCTGGCGGCGTCGGCGAGGATCCTCAGGCGGCGCTGCGTATCTTGGCGTACGTGGGCTGCGTGGTGAGCCTGGTTTGCGTGGCTGGCTCCCTGCTCGTGTTTTCTGTGTTCCGCGGCCTGGCATCGCCCCGCACGGCCGTACATCGCCACGTGTGTGTTTGCCTCACCGCCGCCGAGCTGGTGTTCATGGTGGGTGTATGGCGTACTGACGCCCCCGTGCTGTGCGGCGTGGTGGCTGGCATCCTCCACTACTCCGTGCTCGCCGCCTTCGCCTGGATGTTCATGGAAG GAGTGCACGTGTACCTCAGTGTGGCTCGTGCTGTGGAGTGCGACTCTTTGCGGCTACGCTGGTGGCACTACAGTCTTGCCTATGGCTTGCCTCtgttggtagtggcagtagcagctgTGGTGGACCCCTTCAGCTACGGCACAGAACAGTATTGCTGGCTGCGGACCGATAACTACTTTGTGTTCTCCTTGGTGGGCCCAGCTCTGCTCCTCCTGGCTGCCCATGTGGCCCTTCTTGCTGCTGCCCTTATCTATACCTGCCGCCTCTCTCCTGATGACGCCCTCAAGACCAAGGAAATGGCCCGTCTTGACTCCACCAG CGGCGTGTACACCAACGCTCTGCAACACCGACTCTACTCTCGCCT GGCCTGGCTGAGAGGTGCCATCACCCTGCTGCTCCTGATGGTGTTGACATGGACTCTgggactcctcttccttcaccgtcCATCTTTGCCCATCGCTGCTGCCTTCTGTGTCCTCAACGCTCTCCACggcatcttcatcttcatctactACTGCGTCAGGAACCAGAAG GTGCGGGAGTGGTGTCGGTCTGCGGCGGAACGTGAGGCTTGGCTCCCCCAGGCGGTGCGCGGGGTGTTTGCCGCCGAGAAGCAGACCTACAGccccaataacaccaccaccaccacctcctccaacaacaatccccaccaccaccaccaccacctccaccaccaccaccaccaccctgccatCTCTCACGCCCTCAATCACGCCCTCGCCTCCTCGCCTGCCCTCAACCAA TATCTGCCAACTCTGTGTCAGCTCGGCGGGGTGAAGGGCCCCGGGGGCAGCACACACCCCCCCGCGGGCCCACTTCTGTCCGGGGCCACCTCCACGATGGGCTCTGGGGGATCCCTGCGACAGGGGGCAACCGGGCATCTACCCCTCGGCACACTCCACCAGTCActgcctcgccaccaccaccacccggtcaccctcccacacaccaccaccaccaccaccaccaccagccctcaTCCCGGCACCCTTAATcaagaggacaaggaaggtACCTACAAGAACTCATTCTCCAAGGACTCTGGGCACGGAACATATGAGCAGGAGGACTCGCCACGCTCTGGCTGGAacaatcaccacaaccaccacaaccaccacggccaccaccGCTACTCCAACTCCCTCACAGCAGACCTGAAGAATGCCTACCTGGCCAAGCTGAACAGTATCAATGCATCAGCTGGTCTGGATGGGGGACTCACCTTTCCCAGCATGGAGGGAGGCAACAAGCAGATATCGGTTCCTAACAGCTACACCACACAGCTCTCCCCTGCCCAAGTGCCACCGGCCATGGCTGCTGTGTTGAGGGGCAATGGCAACACAGCTCGCTCTCACTCGCCCTGGAACCACACCTACATGGAGATAGAGACAGAAGCTGATCCAGTATATGAGGAGATAGAGCGGGAGCGGTGGGCTGGCCGCTCAGCAGGCCTGGGTGTCCCACCTGCTGGCCAGGAGGCAATGCAGGTTTCGGATCTCTCAGACGAGGATGTGAAGCGCGGGACCCCCAGTGACGTGAGCCGTCAGTCCTCCCGTAGCTATGGTGATGCCAGGCCACTGCTGCCCTACCACCATCATTCTTCTCCAGGACATCACTATCCCAAAAGCCCTCAGGATGCCCAGTTTGCACTTAGCGAAGAGAGGTTACGGGATTTCAATGCTGCGCAAATGAGCCGGGACCTCGAGCAGCTGCAGCAGGCCCACCAGCAGTTCTCACGGGAAAACTTGATGACAGTGGCAGTGCTAAATGGAGAGCAAGTGGTGTGTCGCCTCACCTCGCCCTCCAACCCACAGGCACCCCAGAGCCTGCCAGTGATTCATGAGGGTGGTGGCCGTGGCATGGTGGTCACCCAAGCCAACTCCTCGGCCAACGGCTACCCTGCTCACCTGGTGGTGTCCCGGCCCAGCCACTACAACCCTCAGCAGTTTAGCGAGTGTTAG
- the LOC123511242 gene encoding latrophilin Cirl-like isoform X7 — protein MKETRKRMGGDGSARWRGAATSSITTTTRRHPHRLHHALLAVVLLLVTSASTSEAGQSYRTAYACEGTQLNINCNSGNVIDVIRANYGRFSITICNAHGNTEWSVNCQSPRTRRVLADRCSGQDSCSMGVNSDLFGDPCPGTHKYIEVHYTCGLATSTTTTTPRPRPPWFTATRPPIRILPTHTTNHTTTAPTTPPPSTTTTTTTTTTTSTTSTTTTTSTTPATVPHVAEGEGSETDDLTTVADGEVPSLGPASVTPASSSPVTPSSSPATTSSTNQAAPVAPPNYGSDYDSPWCPPTFGRGLLWNWTRGGEVAVQACPGGATGSARRRCQMATWEATVDLSECRSLWLATLETRANSRESLLSVATDLAKVTASKALYGGDLITTARLLSTLALNMAKHAHAFPDPRQRQALVTEMLQATLTTGSALLKAGMTGPWGDLGVRERRHAVTQLMVALEEASFLLADVLIAGTQDAMYQSHVLVSARSVPADGSSVEFPSSRDQSLEWVFADSISLPPEAVLENSDGGATRVVFLTYRHLEDLLAPGQEPLGHRSSNVTRLVNSRVLSASLGRGRHIQLPEPVTLTFSLLRQENVTRPVCAFWDYTTSFWSDEGCSVLGYNRSHVTCQCDHLTSFAVLMEEAAGGVGEDPQAALRILAYVGCVVSLVCVAGSLLVFSVFRGLASPRTAVHRHVCVCLTAAELVFMVGVWRTDAPVLCGVVAGILHYSVLAAFAWMFMEGVHVYLSVARAVECDSLRLRWWHYSLAYGLPLLVVAVAAVVDPFSYGTEQYCWLRTDNYFVFSLVGPALLLLAAHVALLAAALIYTCRLSPDDALKTKEMARLDSTRAWLRGAITLLLLMVLTWTLGLLFLHRPSLPIAAAFCVLNALHGIFIFIYYCVRNQKYLPTLCQLGGVKGPGGSTHPPAGPLLSGATSTMGSGGSLRQGATGHLPLGTLHQSLPRHHHHPVTLPHTTTTTTTTSPHPGTLNQEDKEGTYKNSFSKDSGHGTYEQEDSPRSGWNNHHNHHNHHGHHRYSNSLTADLKNAYLAKLNSINASAGLDGGLTFPSMEGGNKQISVPNSYTTQLSPAQVPPAMAAVLRGNGNTARSHSPWNHTYMEIETEADPVYEEIERERWAGRSAGLGVPPAGQEAMQVSDLSDEDVKRGTPSDVSRQSSRSYGDARPLLPYHHHSSPGHHYPKSPQDAQFALSEERLRDFNAAQMSRDLEQLQQAHQQFSRENLMTVAVLNGEQVVCRLTSPSNPQAPQSLPVIHEGGGRGMVVTQANSSANGYPAHLVVSRPSHYNPQQFSEC, from the exons gtCAGAGTTACCGCACCGCCTATGCCTGCGAAGGAACGCAACTCAACATCAACTGCAACTCGGGTAACGTGATTGACGTGATCCGCGCCAACTACGGCCGCTTCTCCATCACCATCTGCAACGCGCACGGCAATACGGAGTGGTCGGTCAACTGCCAAAGCCCGAGAACCCGCCGCGTGCTGGCTGACAG GTGTAGCGGGCAGGACAGCTGTTCCATGGGCGTAAACAGTGACCTCTTCGGTGACCCCTGCCCCggcacacacaaatacatcgAAGTCCACTACACCTGCGGCCTAG ccacttctaccaccaccaccacacccagacCCCGGCCACCCTGGTTCACCGCCACGCGTCCACCCATACGGATTTTGCCAACCCAcaccaccaaccacaccacTACAGCCCCCACCACGCCTCCgcctagcaccaccaccaccaccacgaccactaccaccacatcaacaacctccaccacgaccaccacaagcaccacgcCCGCCACGGTGCCGCATGTGGCTGAGGGTGAAGGCTCTGAGACAGACGATCTGACAACTGTAGCTGACGGTGAAGTGCCCAGCCTTGGCCCGGCCTCAGTTACTCCAGCCTCCTCGTCCCCTGTCACCCCAAGCAGTTCGCCCGCCACTACCTCATCCACTAACCAGGCTGCTCCTGTGGCTCCTCCTAACTATGGTTCTGATTATGACAGTCCCTGGTGCCCCCCTACGTTCGGCCGCGGCTTACTTTGGAACTGGACCCGTGGCGGCGAAGTGGCAGTGCAGGCGTGCCCCGGCGGCGCTACAGGCTCTGCCCGCCGCCGTTGTCAGATGGCGACATGGGAGGCCACGGTGGATCTGAGTGAGTGCCGCAGCTTGTGGCTGGCAACACTGGAGACTCGCGCCAACTCCCGTGAATCTCTTCTTAGTGTTGCCACCGACTTGGCCAAAGTGACGGCTAGCAAGGCGCTTTATGGCGGTGACCTTATCACCACGGCACGGCTGCTCTCCACCCTCGCGCTCAATATGGCCAAGCATGCCCACGCCTTCCCGGATCCACGACAGCGACAGGCACTTGTCACAGAAATGCTTCAGGCGACGCTGACCACAGGCTCCGCCCTCCTCAAGGCGGGCATGACTGGTCCATGGGGAGACTTAGGTGTCCGTGAGAGGCGCCACGCCGTCACTCAGCTGATGGTAGCACTGGAGGAGGCTTCCTTCCTACTGGCTGACGTTCTGATCGCAGGGACGCAGGATGCTATGTACCAGTCCCATGTGCTGGTATCGGCACGGTCGGTCCCGGCGGACGGTTCCTCAGTGGAATTCCCTTCCTCACGGGACCAGTCTCTGGAGTGGGTGTTTGCCGACAGCATCAGTCTCCCACCGGAGGCTGTACTGGAAAACAGTGACGGAGGCGCCACTCGTGTGGTATTCCTCACTTATCGTCACCTGGAAGATCTTTTGGCACCAGGCCAAGAGCCCCTCGGTCACCGCTCCTCCAATGTCACACGTCTGGTAAACTCAAGAGTATTGTCAGCGTCATTAGGCCGCGGCCGCCACATTCAGTTACCAGAGCCAGTCACTCTGACCTTCTCTTTGCTGCGGCAGGAGAATGTGACGAGACCCGTGTGTGCCTTCTGGGACTACACCACATCGTTCTGGAGTGACGAGGGCTGCAGTGTTCTGGGCTACAACCGTTCCCACGTCACCTGCCAGTGTGACCATCTGACCAGCTTCGCGGTACTGATGGAGGAGGCGGCTGGCGGCGTCGGCGAGGATCCTCAGGCGGCGCTGCGTATCTTGGCGTACGTGGGCTGCGTGGTGAGCCTGGTTTGCGTGGCTGGCTCCCTGCTCGTGTTTTCTGTGTTCCGCGGCCTGGCATCGCCCCGCACGGCCGTACATCGCCACGTGTGTGTTTGCCTCACCGCCGCCGAGCTGGTGTTCATGGTGGGTGTATGGCGTACTGACGCCCCCGTGCTGTGCGGCGTGGTGGCTGGCATCCTCCACTACTCCGTGCTCGCCGCCTTCGCCTGGATGTTCATGGAAG GAGTGCACGTGTACCTCAGTGTGGCTCGTGCTGTGGAGTGCGACTCTTTGCGGCTACGCTGGTGGCACTACAGTCTTGCCTATGGCTTGCCTCtgttggtagtggcagtagcagctgTGGTGGACCCCTTCAGCTACGGCACAGAACAGTATTGCTGGCTGCGGACCGATAACTACTTTGTGTTCTCCTTGGTGGGCCCAGCTCTGCTCCTCCTGGCTGCCCATGTGGCCCTTCTTGCTGCTGCCCTTATCTATACCTGCCGCCTCTCTCCTGATGACGCCCTCAAGACCAAGGAAATGGCCCGTCTTGACTCCACCAG GGCCTGGCTGAGAGGTGCCATCACCCTGCTGCTCCTGATGGTGTTGACATGGACTCTgggactcctcttccttcaccgtcCATCTTTGCCCATCGCTGCTGCCTTCTGTGTCCTCAACGCTCTCCACggcatcttcatcttcatctactACTGCGTCAGGAACCAGAAG TATCTGCCAACTCTGTGTCAGCTCGGCGGGGTGAAGGGCCCCGGGGGCAGCACACACCCCCCCGCGGGCCCACTTCTGTCCGGGGCCACCTCCACGATGGGCTCTGGGGGATCCCTGCGACAGGGGGCAACCGGGCATCTACCCCTCGGCACACTCCACCAGTCActgcctcgccaccaccaccacccggtcaccctcccacacaccaccaccaccaccaccaccaccagccctcaTCCCGGCACCCTTAATcaagaggacaaggaaggtACCTACAAGAACTCATTCTCCAAGGACTCTGGGCACGGAACATATGAGCAGGAGGACTCGCCACGCTCTGGCTGGAacaatcaccacaaccaccacaaccaccacggccaccaccGCTACTCCAACTCCCTCACAGCAGACCTGAAGAATGCCTACCTGGCCAAGCTGAACAGTATCAATGCATCAGCTGGTCTGGATGGGGGACTCACCTTTCCCAGCATGGAGGGAGGCAACAAGCAGATATCGGTTCCTAACAGCTACACCACACAGCTCTCCCCTGCCCAAGTGCCACCGGCCATGGCTGCTGTGTTGAGGGGCAATGGCAACACAGCTCGCTCTCACTCGCCCTGGAACCACACCTACATGGAGATAGAGACAGAAGCTGATCCAGTATATGAGGAGATAGAGCGGGAGCGGTGGGCTGGCCGCTCAGCAGGCCTGGGTGTCCCACCTGCTGGCCAGGAGGCAATGCAGGTTTCGGATCTCTCAGACGAGGATGTGAAGCGCGGGACCCCCAGTGACGTGAGCCGTCAGTCCTCCCGTAGCTATGGTGATGCCAGGCCACTGCTGCCCTACCACCATCATTCTTCTCCAGGACATCACTATCCCAAAAGCCCTCAGGATGCCCAGTTTGCACTTAGCGAAGAGAGGTTACGGGATTTCAATGCTGCGCAAATGAGCCGGGACCTCGAGCAGCTGCAGCAGGCCCACCAGCAGTTCTCACGGGAAAACTTGATGACAGTGGCAGTGCTAAATGGAGAGCAAGTGGTGTGTCGCCTCACCTCGCCCTCCAACCCACAGGCACCCCAGAGCCTGCCAGTGATTCATGAGGGTGGTGGCCGTGGCATGGTGGTCACCCAAGCCAACTCCTCGGCCAACGGCTACCCTGCTCACCTGGTGGTGTCCCGGCCCAGCCACTACAACCCTCAGCAGTTTAGCGAGTGTTAG